In Pseudomonadales bacterium, a single window of DNA contains:
- a CDS encoding glycoside hydrolase family 5 protein, whose product MANAISGRRLRGVNLGGWLVLEKWMKPSLFAGLEATDETSWCVELGAAAPRLLRAHWDSFITRDDFAWLAECGIDAVRIPLGHWIFGPPYPWHAAYGANPHPFVEGGIEVLDRALDWAEEFGLRVMLDLHAAPGCQNGFDNGGIKDVCEWHTREEYLAHSVDVLARLAARYRGRRCLHAIEVLNEPRWDVPTALLEDYYRRAYHAIRAHCAPAEAAVVFHDGFRTHREFLDLFRETGFENVWFDVHRYQCFDRADIDMDIHGHLHKAGVQWKDEALAIQHELGVPAIAGEWSLGLDLKVVSLWAPGPYNHALERMDRFQENTAYRGYAAAQLLAFEHYRGWFFWSYRTETTPAWSFRDCVERGWLPPRFQ is encoded by the coding sequence ATGGCCAATGCGATCAGCGGACGACGTCTGCGCGGTGTCAATCTGGGTGGCTGGCTGGTGCTCGAGAAGTGGATGAAGCCGAGCCTGTTTGCGGGCCTGGAAGCCACCGACGAAACCTCGTGGTGTGTGGAGCTTGGCGCTGCCGCGCCCAGGTTGCTGCGCGCGCACTGGGACAGTTTCATCACGCGCGATGATTTCGCGTGGCTGGCCGAGTGTGGCATCGACGCCGTGCGCATTCCGCTCGGGCACTGGATCTTCGGGCCACCGTATCCGTGGCACGCCGCGTACGGAGCAAATCCGCATCCCTTCGTCGAAGGCGGAATCGAGGTGCTCGACCGTGCGCTCGATTGGGCCGAGGAGTTCGGGCTGCGCGTGATGCTCGACCTGCACGCGGCCCCCGGCTGCCAGAACGGTTTCGACAACGGCGGCATCAAGGACGTCTGTGAATGGCACACGCGCGAGGAGTACCTGGCGCATTCGGTCGACGTGCTGGCGCGGCTGGCGGCGCGTTACCGCGGGCGGCGCTGCCTGCATGCGATCGAGGTGCTGAACGAACCACGCTGGGACGTGCCGACCGCACTGCTCGAGGATTACTACCGGCGGGCATACCACGCGATCCGGGCGCACTGCGCGCCGGCCGAAGCGGCCGTGGTGTTTCACGATGGTTTCCGCACGCACCGCGAATTCCTCGATCTGTTCCGTGAGACCGGGTTCGAGAACGTATGGTTCGACGTGCACCGTTACCAGTGTTTCGACCGTGCCGATATCGACATGGACATTCACGGCCACCTGCACAAGGCCGGCGTGCAGTGGAAGGACGAGGCGCTCGCGATCCAGCACGAACTCGGTGTGCCGGCGATCGCAGGGGAGTGGAGCCTCGGGCTCGATCTGAAGGTCGTCTCGCTGTGGGCGCCCGGACCGTACAACCACGCGCTGGAACGCATGGACCGCTTCCAGGAGAACACGGCATACCGCGGTTATGCGGCCGCACAGTTGCTTGCCTTCGAGCACTATCGTGGCTGGTTCTTCTGGAGCTACCGCACCGAGACCACGCCGGCGTGGAGCTTTCGCGACTGCGTGGAGCGCGGCTGGCTGCCGCCGCGTTTTCAGTGA
- a CDS encoding beta (1-6) glucans synthase: MRRCIALLVGLALGAVFWWLLGHEQFVPGELAPGQRLQCVSYTPFIGAENPASFHADRDRLDRDLTLLSAQVGCVRIYSVRGLELVPEVARAHGMTVIAGAWVGRDDAETERELSGVIALANRHPDVVRAVLVGNEVLLRRERTAAQLLAMLARVRAAVQQPVSYGDVWEFWLQNPSLATGVDFVTIHLLPYWENDPSGIDAAIEAVSRAHERTARAFAGKEVLIGETGWPSQGRQREGAVPGRVNEARFVRGFVQHAESHGWHYNLIEAFDQPWKRVQEGAVGGYWGLFDTARRDKHVLRGLVSDLPQWRVCAGIAAVLWLGLVLGTGSARPWSAPLLALIAANGSVLHLQQMRLFSRTPTESAWFLALAALALTATWVACRRLQGHARVAWHDAVIGLAAAAAGIEMLGLCFDARYRHFPLAVFVAPAVAVWLCAPRDGVWRERCRALAVLLLACAPFVLWQETWRNTQALAWLALTTLMAAGLLRGGVPSVRGAPITPRVLPGQQAPATQ; encoded by the coding sequence ATGCGGCGCTGCATTGCGCTGCTGGTCGGCCTCGCGCTCGGTGCGGTGTTCTGGTGGCTGCTCGGGCACGAACAGTTCGTGCCCGGGGAGCTTGCGCCGGGCCAACGCCTGCAGTGTGTTTCCTATACGCCGTTCATCGGCGCCGAGAACCCCGCCAGCTTCCATGCCGATCGCGATCGGCTCGACCGCGATCTGACGTTGCTTTCCGCACAGGTCGGGTGCGTGCGCATCTATTCGGTGCGTGGTCTGGAACTGGTGCCTGAAGTGGCGCGTGCCCACGGCATGACGGTGATCGCGGGCGCGTGGGTAGGGCGTGACGATGCCGAGACGGAGCGCGAGTTGAGCGGCGTGATCGCGCTGGCGAACCGCCATCCGGACGTGGTGCGTGCGGTGCTGGTCGGCAACGAGGTGTTGCTGAGGCGCGAGCGTACCGCCGCGCAGTTGCTGGCGATGCTGGCGCGCGTGCGCGCTGCCGTGCAGCAGCCTGTCAGCTACGGTGACGTCTGGGAGTTCTGGTTGCAGAACCCGTCGCTTGCGACGGGCGTCGACTTCGTGACGATCCACCTGCTGCCGTACTGGGAGAACGATCCCAGCGGCATCGACGCAGCGATCGAGGCAGTGAGCCGGGCGCACGAAAGGACGGCACGGGCGTTCGCCGGCAAGGAAGTCCTGATCGGCGAGACCGGGTGGCCTTCGCAGGGGCGCCAGCGCGAAGGAGCCGTTCCGGGACGCGTGAACGAGGCGCGTTTCGTGCGTGGTTTCGTGCAGCACGCCGAATCGCATGGCTGGCACTACAACCTGATCGAAGCTTTCGACCAGCCGTGGAAGCGCGTGCAGGAAGGTGCAGTCGGCGGTTACTGGGGGCTGTTCGATACCGCGCGGCGTGACAAGCACGTGCTGCGTGGCCTGGTGTCGGATCTGCCGCAGTGGCGCGTGTGTGCAGGCATTGCGGCCGTGTTGTGGCTGGGACTCGTGCTCGGCACCGGCAGCGCCCGCCCGTGGTCTGCGCCGCTGCTCGCACTGATTGCAGCCAACGGCTCCGTGCTGCACCTGCAGCAGATGCGTTTGTTCAGCCGTACTCCGACGGAAAGCGCCTGGTTTCTTGCGCTTGCCGCGCTGGCGTTGACCGCAACCTGGGTCGCGTGCCGGCGCCTGCAGGGTCATGCACGCGTTGCCTGGCACGACGCGGTGATCGGTCTTGCAGCGGCAGCGGCGGGAATCGAAATGCTCGGGCTGTGTTTCGACGCGCGCTACCGGCATTTCCCGCTGGCGGTGTTCGTGGCGCCGGCAGTGGCGGTGTGGCTGTGCGCACCGCGCGATGGCGTATGGCGCGAGCGTTGCCGTGCGCTGGCTGTGCTGTTGCTCGCCTGCGCTCCGTTTGTGTTGTGGCAGGAGACGTGGCGCAACACGCAGGCGCTTGCCTGGCTCGCGCTCACGACGCTGATGGCAGCTGGCCTGCTGCGTGGTGGAGTACCGTCGGTGCGTGGTGCACCGATCACTCCCCGAGTGCTCCCTGGTCAGCAAGCGCCAGCAACGCAATGA
- a CDS encoding glycosyltransferase: MLRRNLIANFAVLLCIAAAFAGGWAYFNRPVPVPDWPEHVSGYSFSPFRYGQDPTRGIYPEPEQIRADVELLSGQTNRLRTYSVRDSLGEIPAIAQEYGMNITLGVWISRDLEANEYEVNRAIEIANRERNIDLVIVGNEAVYRGDVTPEQLIAYVERVREGVKATVTTAEPWHIWLKYPELASHVRVIAAHVLVYWEKVPPAEAVAATLTRAKDMRKRFPKKRLVLAEVGWPSHGRAQGQAEASYAEQAIYLRTLLNKLNSAGYDYFVIEAFDQPWKTGDEGDVGAYWGVYDVDRNQKFPFSGPVVAIPEWRTLAAVSIVMAVLAFGLLLIDGSGLKQRGRAFLALIAFAVASFLVFVAYDYSRQYLGWLEYSLGALLVLSAIGVFTVLFTEAHELAETVWAARRRSFRSVHDAGVRQPKVSVHVPCYNEPPEMMVRTLDALARLEYSNYEVLVIDNNTADEAVWRPVEEHCQRLGSRFRFFHVRPLAGFKAGALNYALDRTAADAEIIAVIDADYLVEPTWLEYLTPHFANPQIAIVQAPQDYLDGDESLFKRLCYAEYKGFFHIGMVTRNDRDAIIQHGTMTMIRRSVLDELRWGEWTITEDAELGLRVFAAGHSAAYVLESHGRGLMPDRFVDYKKQRFRWAYGAMQIMKHHAGMLFLGRDTELSRGQRYHFIAGWLPWCADGLNLFFTTGALVWTAAMLLVPRQALPPDIIFALPPLLLFFGKVAKILYVYLRHLHVSLGTSVGAAVAGLALSHTIGKAVVYGLVTNTIPFFRTPKLRGHGGLLQALDEAREELYILVLLWGALAGLLLVHVMDTTDAYAWVAMLILQSLSYLAAVVMSFLAVLPPRERPLTLAPPVS, translated from the coding sequence ATGCTGCGGCGCAACCTGATTGCCAACTTCGCCGTCCTGCTTTGCATCGCTGCGGCATTTGCCGGGGGATGGGCGTATTTCAACCGCCCGGTTCCGGTGCCGGACTGGCCGGAGCATGTGTCGGGGTACTCGTTCTCGCCGTTCCGGTACGGACAGGATCCGACCCGGGGAATCTATCCGGAGCCCGAGCAGATCCGCGCCGACGTGGAACTGCTGTCCGGGCAGACCAACCGCCTGCGTACCTATTCGGTGCGCGATTCGCTGGGCGAGATTCCCGCGATCGCGCAGGAATACGGCATGAACATCACACTCGGGGTCTGGATCAGCCGTGACCTCGAGGCAAACGAGTACGAGGTGAACCGGGCGATCGAGATCGCCAATCGCGAACGCAATATCGACCTGGTGATCGTCGGCAACGAGGCGGTGTATCGTGGCGACGTCACGCCGGAGCAGTTGATCGCCTATGTCGAACGGGTGCGTGAAGGTGTCAAGGCTACCGTGACGACGGCAGAGCCGTGGCATATCTGGTTGAAGTACCCGGAACTCGCCAGCCATGTGCGCGTGATCGCGGCCCACGTGCTGGTGTACTGGGAAAAGGTGCCGCCCGCCGAGGCGGTCGCCGCCACGTTGACGCGCGCCAAGGACATGCGCAAACGCTTCCCGAAGAAACGATTGGTGCTCGCCGAGGTCGGTTGGCCCTCGCATGGGCGTGCCCAGGGACAGGCCGAAGCCTCGTACGCGGAGCAGGCGATCTACCTGCGCACGCTGCTGAACAAGCTGAACAGCGCCGGCTATGACTACTTCGTGATCGAGGCCTTTGATCAGCCATGGAAGACCGGTGACGAAGGCGACGTCGGCGCCTACTGGGGCGTCTACGACGTCGATCGCAATCAGAAGTTTCCGTTCAGCGGCCCGGTGGTCGCGATTCCGGAATGGCGCACCCTGGCCGCGGTTTCGATCGTGATGGCGGTGCTGGCGTTCGGTCTGCTGCTGATCGATGGCTCCGGCCTGAAGCAGCGCGGGCGTGCATTCCTCGCGCTGATCGCTTTCGCGGTGGCTTCATTCCTCGTGTTCGTGGCCTACGACTATTCACGCCAGTATCTGGGCTGGCTCGAGTACAGCCTTGGTGCGTTGCTCGTGCTGTCGGCGATCGGCGTGTTCACGGTGCTGTTCACCGAGGCGCACGAACTCGCCGAGACCGTGTGGGCGGCGCGCCGTCGCTCGTTCCGCTCGGTGCATGATGCCGGCGTGCGGCAGCCGAAGGTTTCGGTTCACGTGCCGTGCTACAACGAGCCGCCCGAGATGATGGTGCGCACGCTCGATGCGCTGGCGCGGCTCGAGTACTCGAACTACGAAGTGCTGGTGATCGACAACAACACGGCCGACGAGGCGGTGTGGCGCCCGGTCGAGGAACATTGTCAGCGCCTCGGGTCGCGGTTCCGCTTCTTCCACGTGCGACCGCTCGCCGGGTTCAAGGCCGGTGCGCTGAACTACGCGCTCGATCGCACTGCTGCCGATGCGGAGATCATCGCGGTGATCGACGCCGACTATCTGGTCGAGCCGACCTGGCTGGAGTACCTGACGCCACATTTCGCAAACCCGCAGATCGCGATCGTGCAGGCGCCGCAGGATTACCTGGACGGCGACGAATCGCTGTTCAAGAGGCTCTGCTACGCGGAGTACAAGGGCTTCTTCCATATCGGCATGGTCACCCGCAACGATCGTGATGCGATCATCCAGCACGGCACGATGACGATGATCCGTCGCAGCGTGCTCGACGAGTTGCGCTGGGGCGAGTGGACGATCACGGAAGACGCGGAACTCGGCCTGCGCGTGTTCGCAGCCGGCCACTCGGCGGCCTACGTGCTCGAATCGCACGGCCGTGGCCTGATGCCGGACCGTTTCGTCGACTACAAGAAGCAGCGTTTCCGTTGGGCCTACGGGGCGATGCAGATCATGAAGCATCATGCCGGCATGCTGTTTCTGGGACGTGACACGGAGCTGTCGCGTGGTCAGCGCTACCACTTCATCGCCGGCTGGCTGCCGTGGTGCGCCGATGGGCTCAACCTGTTCTTCACCACGGGTGCGCTGGTATGGACGGCTGCCATGCTGTTGGTGCCGCGCCAGGCGTTGCCGCCCGACATCATCTTCGCGTTGCCGCCGTTGCTGCTGTTCTTCGGCAAGGTGGCGAAGATCCTCTACGTGTACCTGCGCCACCTGCACGTGTCGCTGGGCACTTCCGTCGGTGCAGCGGTGGCCGGACTCGCGCTGTCGCATACGATCGGCAAGGCAGTGGTGTATGGCCTGGTGACGAACACGATTCCGTTCTTCCGCACGCCGAAACTGCGCGGTCACGGCGGTCTGCTGCAGGCTCTGGACGAAGCACGCGAGGAGCTCTACATCCTGGTTCTGCTCTGGGGTGCGCTGGCGGGCCTGTTGCTCGTGCACGTGATGGATACCACGGATGCCTACGCCTGGGTCGCGATGCTGATCCTGCAGTCGCTGAGCTATCTCGCTGCCGTCGTGATGTCCTTCCTCGCGGTGTTGCCGCCGCGCGAACGCCCGCTGACGCTGGCGCCACCGGTGTCCTGA